GGCCCATCACGAACTTTACGCTCATGGTGACAACAATGACACCACTGGCATTCACATGCATTGAAGGCAAGAGACACCTCCCCCACCTCTAGCCATAGGAACATTGAGGCACATGCCTCAATAACACTGGTTCCACATTGTGCAGGTGTTGAAAAAAAGCAGAGGAAAAAACAGGGATAGGTATGTAGATTTCACCTTTCCTTGCTTCGTTCTTTGAACTGCAAGTGCAAGACTCTTTATATTATTGAGGTACACAAATACATTCATATTTTGTGTTCAACTCATTTATTATGTTTCCTTCCAATCTTCCCATAGGATAACTGCTATAATAAAATCTCAGAAACTATTCCAGAGTTTCAAAATATCAAACTCCTATCAATATCCCACACAATTGACCACCTGGTAGATTCAAATTGAGAACTAAATTCTCAAAGGATTGGACTCATATATGGGAACATGGGTTTCTTTCTCtaagaaattaatttattattaaccaACTGATCATTCAACTCAATGTGCAAGTGTTCAATCATTGGGAAAGTTCAAAGTATATGacaagaaataaaatttatgataCTATTCCCACGACTGTTAATTTCAACAAGGCACTGAGTAAGCTcatactcaaaaaaaaaaacaggtcATCAATCCCATGACTGTTAATTTCACAACAGTATGCATAAGATTTCATTTTCAGTATTCCTAAAAACCACAATTTTTTGGCTGATGTGGGCCCGTttgaaaaccttttttttttttttttcagttttcagTTTTGGAAGTTGTTCTTGTTTACTAACCTTTTCCTTTGTTTTCTATTCTACTTTAAAACTGTTTTGAAATTAAAGCCTAATCTTTGGGattctatttcttgtttttaaaaTCTGACAGATTTTGAAGGTACTATTATGGATAGGAAGATTTTCAAAGTACTGTTGAAAAGCGGAAACCCAAGCAAAGAAAACATGGTTTTCAGAAACAAGAAATGGAaaacgaaaaacaaaaaaaacaaacaaacaagatACTAATCAGCTTATAATTCCCAAGTAAAAAGTTAGCAGTTTCCTAGCAGTACTGCTTTCTCTACCATTGAATGTGGATTGCCTGGTGATCAACAAATGAACTATGAATAACAAATTTAAGTAAGAAATGTAATAAATTAACCTGGAAAACAGGAACCCCAGGAAATCCATCAGCAGAAATGCCAACCTTCTCTCTTTCCTATGCAGGCAAAATATTGTCAAAATACAAACAAGAACATGATAAGTAAAGATGATAAGTGAATAGATTGGCTTTTGGGCAGGTTTCAGACACAACCACAAGCAAATAAAGAAAAGCAGCAACGGATATTCAGTACTGAAGAGAAACAGATATCATGATTTGACATTTAAAAGCACCAAATTGTCTTATCAAATTATGATTGGACAATTTGGTGAAATGCACAAAGATGTTCACCTAGGAATCAATTCAAAAACCATAGGGTAGAGCGAAAGAGAACTTACACTCAGAGCGTTTTTCACCTGAGAACACTCCGGAATCAATCTGAAGGCCACCCCATTGACATGAAGCTGAAAAACCTGCGAAAAAGAAAACCCCACAACATTAGCTTGGAAAGACAAAAGAAGCTTCTGCACACACAAAAATACAGCGAAAATTAGAAATACCCACTTTATTCAAAGCAACAGGCACCACTTTGGAGCCGTTCTGCGCTGAAGGATCCATGGTTCCAATATGGTGAAGAAGCGCTTCTGCATCCTCCTTCTTAAAGCAAAACAAACCCAGAGATTTTTGAGTGGAAGCACCAGAAACCAAGACGAATTCCTCCGACGCATTGCTGAGAGCATAAACAGGAATACCAGCTAAGCGCTCTTCGATGGCTTCCGTGGACAGGGCGAGACGAGAAGGCGCAGAACCAAACTGGGTTTTGGTAGTTTCAGCAAGGCGAGCCCAGACGGGGTGTTTAGGGACGGGATCAAAGACTGAAATTGTGGAGTGAAGAGCACGGTTGGCTTGGTTTTGGAGGGTGGAGAAGGTAGATTGAAGTTGGGTTTTAAGGGGAAGAGGGGGATTGAAGGGAGGAAGGTTGGAAAGGCTGTGGAGAAGGGCAGAGCAGTGGTTTTGAAAGCTGGTGAGAGCTTGCGGTAGGTTGATTTCGAGTTGGTTGGGTTTGAGGAAAGAAGAAATTGGGTCATTTCCTTGGGAACTCATTTTGTTCAGAGAAAGAAGGGACTCTGGGATTTCAGCACTTTGGAGTTGTAGAAGAAACTCCACGAAAGGCACACCTGCGTTTTCTTTGCAAGGGAGACCCCCACGCAGAGAGCTCCTTTGACGACGCACAATACATAACACTTATGTTCCAGGGGATTTCACcaatttattttactattataatttaggaaaaattacttttttttttctgtttgttaaAGCAAATGTcgctttgatttttttattaattctgAGCTCTTCTAAAGGATTAAATGAGTTAATTAGATTTTGAGggttaacttttattttaattaggtaAAAGAGGTACTTTTGAATTGATTTAggtaaaaggattttttttttttgtctttatccGAATGCGTTTCTTTAAGAGACCATTCTGgagtattttattattttttcaattcatTAAAAAGAAATGGAATGTCTGAATGCATCGGATATTCAGTGGGTTAATTTGACCCCGAAGACCTCGTCGACCGTTCCACCATTTATTCCTTTTTTACTTCTTCCCCTTCAATTCCTACTTAAAACCCCTAAACAAACCTTcatttctttatcttcttccttTACAAACAACAAACACCCGATCATCCATCATCCTATCTTCTTCCCTTCATTTCTTCACCTTCTTCCTTTATTTTCAAACACCCAAGATCATCTTCTGCCTTCATTTTCAAACACCCAAGAATCAATCTTCATTCATATTTTCTCCTCATATTTTCTTCCCATTTCAAATTTAACGGTCATCGCAATTTCCACcttcatattattaatttgtttcaatacaatattttatttggtaagttgatattttttattatttaacaaaaaattaagttttttttataatatttactgatttttttaatgtttattttgtttaccGTGGATATTATGTTGAAGAAAAGTTCTACAAGCGATCATTCAAAGTTTCTTTTGGTAAGgtgcaatatttttcttttaataagttatatatatttttatagtttGTATTGATTctcatgatggtccactttaatgtggcagagttgaatgggtctatcatcgatgagggcagcaaAGTTAGCATAATCATGCATTCTTTGCCAAAGAGCTTCTTgtactttgttagcaatgtgattcttaacaaagtgaaatataaccttacaaatCTCCGTCGCATTGCACCCGTCAAATCAACATtaaagagatgatcaacgcaatgacagcgcaatgcgacagtcgatcctgagctgaatttcaactacatgcgataataaaaacaacaccgcatgcgagcaaccgatcgaaaaaTGCAACCGAGCAACGCAAACggggaggattgtgacacgtgtacaactaaccgttatgcagatttgatggtctgattgcatgacagaaagaatatttattcctccatctttggaatttccattaCAAGAAATGGGNATTCTTTGCCAAAGAGCTTCTTgtactttgttagcaatgtgattcttaacaaagtgaaatataaccttacaactctcctcaacgagttgcagacatactaaaaacttgtagaaatacaagttatttatgctgccttatttagatattgtggccaaaagagagaaaatatgcgtcaattgtatgaaaattagctaaagAATACAATAATGATAAATTATcgtaattacacccactaagaccattaagatggtagaaaaggatatttcaagtctgttttgcaggaaatcaagtcaccgcttgcgatcaaggctcaaagagaaactgaacaacagaTCTCCGTCGCATTGCACCCGTCAAATCAACATtaaagagatgatcaacgcaatgacagcgcaatgcgacaatcgatccagagctgaatttcaactacatgcggtaataaaaacaacactgcatacGGACTCATGATCAAAAGATGCAAATAAGCAACGCAAAcacggaggattgtgacacgtgtacaactaaccattgtaCATATTCGAcagactgattgcataacagaaggaatatttattccaccattttaggactttccataacaataaagtggggaccacaagtcagagagtcaaagccttcAACCTAcaaataccctcaaagaattcactgaaatatatacttgatatgggagataattgatacgaggctattgggagagagctgatctgagtgctaatcggaagaaatctgggaaaagaagagacaaggctgaaaggtaagtctcagtgcaattctgccaaatcctcgccgtgaagctctgtattTAGATCTCTTCtaccgattgagcaagcctgagacggaagctcatccttccattcactctaTTGACATCGGCAAGCAATTCTCCATTCCAGATCTGTGCCAAGatgttggcgcttatttgtatttgtttctaactctcattcataaagtgtatttcattttcttaatctcttcattcacagccatgtatcagacgctaaatagtattattgaatgtcttgatcatttccatttccacttttctgtctatttacGTTCCTCCATAAgtcgttttctccatgatgttctCTTAATCCCTaagtgattaatatgaattaaacaagtacttaatctgtgctaaagaaataaagatgtttagctaaagcatgctagacggcatcttcacttgtgagagcagaaatgaagatgccattctgatctgttaagagaaggttagaagaatgcgttaactaaagcaagaagtacttctagagatggaagcaaccttgcgttcattacatttaTCCtagtttcaccatagagatgtgggaacatggctgatcaccgagaggtgtacgccaagagaaaagcggaaccgtacttatgccTTTatcgcaattaaggaacttgtgatgtttgtactaattatcttttctctttctgtttcgcacataagacttgccaccggaTACACGATCTTCGTATAATCTTCACAGACAGCTTCaccctcggtatcttgtatcatgtaacctgtatcttgtatcatcatagcttaggtttattttatcgcactttcttttcatcgcaatttactttatcacatttttaaatacttgtacaaacaacctttttataaattgaaaaacccctggtcgtatgtatcacaaatataacgcaataacctcaaatagtccctatgtttgacctcgaatcacaccgagaaacttgcagtggaattacacttggttccaatgcaaggaaacttgtgacaatgcatagtaTACTATAAGATTCTCATAATTAACCCATATccagaagtagtatcgcatacaGATAATAAAGTTATCAtgcatccatgcgttgtatggCATAAGATAGAATACATTGTATCTCACATCCTTGCGTGCATCATTGCCTACATTTTATGTCcctacaagtttatggcgccattgccggggaactggtaatGAGGACATGGACTTGAACCCTGCTTGAATCGTTGTATATCTTATGTCTTTACAAGTTTGTGGTGCCATTTctggggattggttaacggtttattgtttgagtgtgtttgtggtattttgcaggacagatctctttgtactggctgttcaacgcgGAGAATAGTCTGACGGCTTATGAGATCTAGCACCGAACCAGAATTTgtagctgacccagagatcgagcgtacctttCACGTACGAGCATGCCAGAATCAAGTAAGGCAAAAGAGAGCAGTTGATATAGAAGATAATAACGACAATACGGTACCCATAGGAAATCAAGGGTCGGTATGGCCAGCGCAGGACCCAGTCTTCCTTGCCACTGATCGCAACATTCAAGGAACTACGCGGCACCCAATATGGACGATTTTTCACCTGGTATTACGAGGCCTACAGTAGAGGAGAATGCAAGGTTCGAAATAAAACCGGTCATGCTTTAAATGATCCAGAACgcagggcaatttgggggtctgcaaggtgaagacccgcatgcccacttgACCAATTTTGTCGAAATGTGTAGTAACTTCTCCTTACCTGGCGTTACCCCTGAGGGTATTAGACTTTATCTGTTCCCTTATACCTTGAGGGAtgaagccaagaggtgggctcactcactggaGCCGAACGAGATTACATCACGGGATCAGCTGGTtgagcgattcatgaagaagttcttcttACCGGCCGTCAACGCGAGGCGACGAAAAGATGTGCTGAACTTTGAACAAATGgacaatgagaccctgagcaccggTTGGGTGTGATTTCGAAGATTGGTGaaaactgcccgcatatcgggatacccAATTGCGTCCTGATGGAGacattttacaatggcctgaacagatcgATGCAGACTATTTCCAACACCTCcgcggcaggaggttttataGACAAGACGTATATAGAGGCCAAGGCCATCCTTGACTACATATCGCGGAACATGGATGACTGAATTGATGATGGTTATGGAGGCAGAGGctctgaaagaagaaagaatgacactgccattgtccctgcggagACAATGGCGACTTTGGCCACACAGATGGCCGTAGTAACCTCAATCCTTCAAtcgatggcaatcaatcaaggaTCCATCCCCCAATAAACAGCGCAACCCGATGcaccggctcaagtggccgcaataagttgcgttaattgtggaggggctcatgtagcagaaatgtgcccatcgaatatCCAACAAGTATGTgccatccaaaacaaccccttcagcaaaaCCTATAATCTGGGTTGGAGaaaccatcctaacttcggttggggagggaatACTAACCAAGGGGGGCCAAGCAACCATTAAAGTGGCAGTTGAGGaaatcctccttttcaccataacTCGAATGAAGGGCAACCAAGGCAATCGCATAATCAGCAACcttcatcttcaaacacctctaGAAGCTCATTGGAGGCCCTGCTAAAAcagtatatggacaaaaatgacgCAGTGATGCAGGCGCAGGCGTTTTCAATTTGAAACTtagagatccaagtgggccagctggcatCTGAGCTAAGAAATAGAACACCAGGTACGATGCCCAAAAACTCTGAAGCCCCAGGATCTAATGGAATGGAGTaatgtccctaggacattgggcaggcaagctggaccacctgcagaggtgtggattgTGCTCATTCAAGGAAACGCATCTTCTggtccatatctcacatctatgtttaaatgctttctttaattcctgcctttatgaatttttgaattctGTCATTTATTGCTTTGATTAATTTGTTCCATGATTTTATGAATTTAAGACTCATAAAATTTTCTCGCATTGATTTCTGTACtattttaattccttttacttttttgtatttaatgcGTTATTTTTTAATGggtgaatgattgagaaatGAGAAGAAATTGATTACCGCAAGTAATAGCacttgcgttaatgaaaaaaaaaattaataaaacaaaaaaatcaacatcCGGTATGCATGGTGATAATGAAGGCCTCTTGAACCAACAAGGTACGCTTTGCGTTTATCCATCTCAATTGCGTTGAGCTGAGGACTGGGTTGCGCATGTGTGtatcctttgcccgtccttagccaaatgcactatgttgaggtagtgttgcgctggtagcaATACCGTGTGCTCGATCCTacagaaatgtgtttagttaaggagtgtgttgcggggatgtatGCATTATTGCTCGTCCTCTGCGAAGATGCACTTGCATTGGTGAGCATATTGCATTAATCTTTTCCTTGtgtccattcgaataaaatattaaagataattatttttgcaaaattaaGAAGTCCAATCGTTCCGTATTCCAAcgaaatgatgaagtctgcaaATGAAAGGATGTTTTtctgaaatttcataaatgagggaagttcGAATGACGGGCCTTTTGAGTGTCTCAAGGCCTATCACCGTGAAAATCGTGTTGGGCCCactaaggcccaacctataaataggaactTCCCTTGTCTGTGAACTCTTTACCTCTTTTTGCAATCTGGAAAACCCTAGCGCCATTGCATCCGGAGCTTTCCTCTTCCCTTAAACCCTAGCGACCTTTTCAGTTCCTTTTACCTTAGCATCCATGGTCGACCAAGCTTCCCAACCCTCTGCTTCACCTTCAACCCCTTCCACTGACCAAATCTCCATGCGAGAGGCAACATTCCTTGCTGCCAGTCGCCGTCTTACTGCCCAACCCCACACTGTCCCCAAAATCACCGGTAAACCCCGGAGAAATCCTTTAGCCATCAGGTCTCCTCAGTTCAAGAGGGGTCAAAGCACTAAAAGCACCCCACTCCCTACTCCACCCGTCTCAACTGAAAGTGAAAGGAAGAGATGTGATGACAAGGAAGTTTTTGgaaatattataagaaatttggaggaaGGAGGAGGATTGCCCGAGgaaggggttgtaaaccaaccactgtaTATAGAGAAGGTGACGGTGGCAGTGACTGAGGAAGTGGCGGTAGTAGAGAAAGTGGTGGAAGAGGAAACAAGAATAAGCACTCTGACTTTAGAAACTCTTGAAGAAACTACGCAAGTGGAATCCTATGAAGGACCCATCAGAGTTGCGTTGGAAGAGGTTGCGATAGAGAAGCAACAAGAGGTtggagaggagaaaaagaagaaaaagaagagcaaaGGGAAAAAGGCTGGAGAAGATGGGCCATCTCATCATcgcaaagagaaaaagaataaagaaaaggatgatgacgaagatgaagaggccaagaagaagagaaggaaggagaaggaagaaagaagagagcGCCAACGTGAGGAAAAGCGcctgagaaaagaagaagaaaagaagagggtTGTGAGCCCAGAGAAGGATAGAGAATCAACCTATGTGAGGGAGGACAGGGGGGAACAATGCAATTAAGGGAGTCGACGCAACCTAAAATAACGCAAGTTGTTGCAGCTGACGAAGGTGAAGAAGGAGAAGTTACCCCCCTGATGCGGTGTCACAgagagaatgcgccgcaagggtctaCCATTGACCCTTTATTTTCAATCAACGCattagaagaaaaggaaaggaggaaaaaggaagaggaagagagacaAGAGAAAATAGAGCGGGCGAAACTCATCACCGCAGAAggtgatagaagaagaagactgcATGATGAGGAGGTTTGCCGCAATAACGAGATCTCAAGGCTTGAAGAAATAAGGTGGATTGAAGAGGAACAACGCCTTTTGTTGGCCTCTGAGCAGTTTTTGGAGAAGTTTGAAAGAGAAgtgagagaagaggaagaagaagaaaagaaaaagaaggcaaaagaagaggaaaagcaaaaggaagagaaggagaagaagcgccAAGAAAACATGCagcgcctgtctcttatacacatctagatgtgtataggAGACAGGGTTTATTTGGTTAAAAAGTGGTTGATCCCAACTTCCCATGACAAGaccatttcaagggatcgagttatggccgcatattgcattgcgcgcggcctgtctcttatacacatctagatgtgtttcaagggatcgagttatgGCAGCATATTGCATTGCACATGGCATTCCAATCGATGTGGGCCGATTGATCGCAAGTCAAATTCGAGGCTTTATGGGGCACATTAGAGGacaatacctgtctcttatacacatctagatgtgtataagagacagagttaTGGCCACATATTGCATTGCACATGGCATTCCAATCGATGTAGGCCGATTGATCGCAAGTCAAATTCGAGGCTTTGTGGGGCACATTAGAGgacaatacttctttccatggactGTCTCAAGTTTGTGCCTGTCAATGGGTGTAGGCATTGAGGAAGAGCCCATGCAAGAGGTCCACGACCTCATCAATATCAAAATCTTGAGGTTATTCCTCAAAGGCTCCCTACATTGCCCAGAGTTACCTTTAAGGAGGCCCGCAATCGATCTCAATGCGCCGCAAGAACCCAGGCCAAAGAGACAACTCAGATATGATAAGGGAAAGGggaaaatccaagaagaaaaaaCGCAAGATCTAGAACCTTTAGACCCTTTACCCCTAGTAATCCGCCCTCCAAGTCCTTCGAGCCCACCcaaacaaccttcttctccactcCATGAGCATTTTACCAACCTTCTCCTCACTCCAAATTCTCCAACCGCATACCCACCAATCTACTCACCTGTAGCTTCATCACTGCAACATTCCATTCCACCGCCGTatattgatgacccacacgatttgggtgaagacacctctgcccaaccccaaaacgatgttggcgagacatcgcaggcacaaccttCCATCCCCTCCTTGGCTACAGAGTTAGCTGAAATACGGtccctcttctcccaacaacaacaactctttgcTCAACAAAAAGCCTTCTTCAACTAGAGATTTGATGTGGTAATGGAGCAAATCGACGATATACAGCGCAGTGCTGCTACGTCAAGGGAGGcgttaatcaatattcaatgCAATATTTATAAAGTCCATCGCCACCAAAGACAGATTgcggagcgcaaccatgagtactttaatttattcacagcatatcttcatggttCCAGGTGCCTTCGCATCTCAGGCAgcaattgaattttgaagaagctcctttAGCACCACCTCAAAACCCTCCTCCAGATCCTCCTACTCCTCAACAGtaatctttacatttttatgcggccattctatatttgtttattcaattcattatttttctaagttaacgaaaattctttgattctttgtataggcaacaatttttgtattgcgttaatttttaattatttgtatactttgttaatattcaatacaattgagtaaaTATTCTCTCCATTTGCCTGTGAATTTTTCTTTAtgatcctttgtcaatatttgcgatgttcttaatcttttatttttgcgttattcattgtgctgccatgatgtataatatgcattcacttagaaacatttcccatactttgtaaattctaactaacacttagttaattcgtaacttagcagtactttaccttttatctctcaaagttctgctcaaaccttctttttgaaaatttttgtaagtgtttgtctagtctaaccaaacaacgcaatgaagaccttgcacatctctaaatttaggggtggggaaggtctgagtagatgagatcaagaatatgtGGTCATTAAGAAAATTTGTTCATTTctatacaaaaaaataataataaaagtataaaaaaaattcatgtaaaactccaatgtcagcgtaAGGGAAaccctaaaaaaattaatcccaACCTCATAAGAGTTAGATGTGAAAGGAACTTGCTCGTGgttagatgttcgcatgacacccgtgggaacaagccaaaacgaaggtgggtttccaggAACAACGCAGTAtggaaatgaaaaagaaaaaggaagaaaagaaaaaataaatgcaagagacaactcctctggatatcatgagttaaagttgaattggcacacaaccgtggttggatgttcgcatgacacccgtaggaacaagccaaaacgaagagtgtaaccatgatcaacagtctctaaataaaCGACGCAAgatttgaccaccgcatacggacgcatcaagttgttttgataaagaagaggtaaacattctttttaaaactagaaaaatattttttagcagaaatttgttatatagaagaataaagtagggctttgttaggaattagcaaggataggagaaaattgcgttgtcaagtaatgtgcctaagtggagcattcgaagcaacgaatcgacgcaaaaatataagataggaattgagcattattgccttagtacaagatatgcttgaggacaagcatatatctaaatttgggggtgtgataacttgtagaaataaaagttatttatactgccttatttagatattgtggccaaaagagagaaaatatgcgtcgattctatgaaaattagctaaagaatacaataatta
This genomic window from Benincasa hispida cultivar B227 chromosome 4, ASM972705v1, whole genome shotgun sequence contains:
- the LOC120076693 gene encoding protein TIC 22-like, chloroplastic isoform X1; protein product: MSSQGNDPISSFLKPNQLEINLPQALTSFQNHCSALLHSLSNLPPFNPPLPLKTQLQSTFSTLQNQANRALHSTISVFDPVPKHPVWARLAETTKTQFGSAPSRLALSTEAIEERLAGIPVYALSNASEEFVLVSGASTQKSLGLFCFKKEDAEALLHHIGTMDPSAQNGSKVVPVALNKVFQLHVNGVAFRLIPECSQVKNALSEREKVGISADGFPGVPVFQSKSLILRSQNKSYRPAFFRKEDLENSLQRASREQNQINPAFRPGDIQVSVFEEIIKGMKDNSISTWDDIVFIPPGFDVCTDPKKQQ